Part of the Penicillium digitatum chromosome 4, complete sequence genome is shown below.
GGTCCCACATAAAAGCAAGGCTGGGAAATGGGGAAGACATCCGGGGGCAGGGCTTCCTATATGGACATGAGAGATGATACGAGGGATAGATAAAGTGGGGAGCAAAGCCATGATGTGATATGACAGATAGCTGTTTGGACGACAATGATCTCTGTCTTTCCAATCCGCTCTCTTCGCTCTCTTCATCCGGTTTGCTGACTGTCGCACATAATGGATCGGGGGTGATCTGATTGGAATCCTGATGAACTGAGCACTTAGAGCCACCTTGAAACTGCCTTTCCGGACTTCACAAGAGTAAGAGACTCCGCTTCGGTTATGGACGTGGTCATAGTCTTTTGTTTCGTCGCTTTCCAGTCAATGGGGCCGCCGTACAGACTACAGATATGCCGTTCTGAACTTTTCCAAGCCCGGTCGTCTCTAGAAGGAGCCCCACTAGCAAATCCTACAGACTTTGCTGCTAGCTGAAGTCCTTGGTATTCGTTTTCTTGATCTCTGGTATGATCTTATTTCTCATCGCATTCCCTAATTCCATCGTCAATGGCCCAGAATCAGGGCTTGTATAGGCATTGAATGACTCTGCCGATAGCGCCAATATGCCGAGGACCTGGTTCGTTGGAAGGTAGCCCCTTTTGCAGTTGCTTTAGCAGCATCTGGCCGTGAGGTGGTGGTTGCATCCTGAGCAAATTTAGCCTTGGCCTGGGAGCCATGAATCTGACTCAGTGTAGCAACCCTATCATACAGTTGTAAGGGGTCCCTTGTTGACATCAGGACGCTCATTTTGCGATTTGTGATCAGATCAGACTTGCTTGCCATGCCTTTCTTGTAGCTCTCTTGACATAGCCATAGTTTATTTCGTTTCGATCTTAAAGAATTCGAGTATCTAGGAACCGACTGGCAACTAGTTCTCGCAGTTCCCAATGATTTTGCATAGCTTTATATGGTCTAATTGCTTGCTTAGCGTAGTATGGGCGGCTCACGGTGGTGACATCGTCAACGTAGAAGATGCGTTTGATCCTCCATGTCAAGGCCAATCTATAAAAATATGTCAGTCAACCTGTTTTTTCCTCGTGGTTTTGTCCAATGAAAACTATACCATCGAAACAGTCAACAACAAGATCTCCTATCTTTGATTATTACCACATCTCAGATACCAATTCTCGCTGGATGCGGGATGTCTAGTGGAAGCTCGTTGGAATGCGGCCAGAAGGTGTCAGAAGGTGGACCGCATTCGGACGCCGCGCCACATCTCTCTGGCTTCGCACCCGCGTCGATCTTCAAGTCTCTTTTCTTCGCGACTTTTGATATTACCCTCTTATTATGATTTGATTCCAACAAAGACACTGTCCCTTGTTGTATCATCTCACAATAGGGACGTGTACACGCCTTCATGCAGTTCGCGTTACCTCCGCGGCGGAGCCCGCATCCTCTACCCATCTCCCGTTCCTCTCGAATGTCATCCTATCGCAGGAAACAATTAAAGTCGGTCGCTGTCCTGGCATTTGCAACAATTTCCCTTCTTTATCTCCTCTACTACCTCCACTCCTCAGCCTCCACGTCCGTCGCGGCTCCGGCGGGTACTACTGGTGTGGTAATCGTCACAGTGCTAGACCGTCAACGGTACAGCGAGAGCTATCTCAAAAAGATCGTTGCAAACAGGGAGGACTATGCTAAACGTCATGGTAAGAGCTCCCTTTATGGAAAACTGTGGAAGAGTTTTCTTCGCAAAGAACTCGATCTAACCCTCACGCGGGAATAGGCTACACCAACTTCTTCGCAAGTGCGTCGGACTATGACGAAGCCGTTGGCGATGCCCCAATGAGCTGGGCGGTTGCACCGGCTATCCGCCATGCCATGGCTACACATCCTCACTCGGCATACATCTTCCATCTCGCGGCTAATGCGTTGATCATGAACCCTACTAAATCCCTCAAGTCTCACGTTCTGGAGAAGGGCCGTCTGGAAGacttgatgatgaagaatGTCCCCATTGTGCCGCCAGATAGTATCATCAAGACATTCGCGCACCAGAAGGAAAAGGATGTGGACCTTATCATCACCCAAGACGGGGAAGATTTGAACCCCGGGAGCTTCATTTTGAAGAATGGAGAGTATGCCCGTTTCTTCTTAGACGCCTGGTTTGACCCGCTTTACCGCAACTACAACTTTGCAAAGGCGGAGACCCATGGACTGGTAAGACAAATCTTTTACTCTCTTGCTCTATGTTTAAAAATAAATAGAGCTCCGAGAGCCTTGATTCTGACCGAAATTCTGCCAGGATCACATCATGCAGTGGCACCCAACTGTACTTGCTCGAACCGCGTTGGTTCCTCAGCGCATTCTAAGCTCCTATAGCAATGACTCGCCGGGTGCTTCTTTGGATGGTACCTATAAGGACGGTGATCTTGTTATCCAATTCCATGGGTGCGAAGACACAGAGGGCCGGGATTGTGCCCACGAACTAGAGCCATATTATAAGCTATGGGAGAAGAAGGCACAGGGCGATTAGACAGCCTGAGGCTCTAGGGCAAGGCTCTTGAAGTGGCGCTTGCGTTTAGGGGCCCACTTTTTCACATGGGTGGAAATGGCATTTTGCTCATGGTCTTTCTCCTGTTCACGGGTGCCATGTTCCAAGGTCGGTGTTTGGTCGTGGAGACCTCAACTTAGGGCGTATTTTTGCTTTCAATTGGCGTGCATAGCTGCAAAAGGAACACGATGATCATTCATTTTTTACCATGTCCACTACCCAAAATAATACATCGCCACGTGAGATCTTTCTTTTAGTGCATACTGTTGATTATGGCAACTAGGGTTGCTCAACAAGCTGCTTGGGTCCATTTTCACGCCATCAATTAAGGCAATCTGATGACTCGCTATAGTTGTCTTCCTCTTTTCCACTCACTCAGCCATTCAGCCCATTGACAGAGCATAGTAGACCGCCAAATGCCAAGCCTGGACATGACCATTGCGCCAACTTTTTAGGCAAGGCCAGGGAGAATGACAGCGCGCTTCTTCTTGTACTTATCACCAAATTCCTTGCGGTAgcgcttctccttcttccaaCCCCAGCTCCACATCTGCAACCCACCAACAAAAATGAAGAACAGCACACTCCAGTTCAACTGGCTGACAAGGAAAATCCCCAACCAAGCCAGGATCTCAAAGAAGTAGTTGGGGCAGGTAACGACACTGAAACCGAAACCAGAAGGAATGCCTCGCTCAGTGGTACCAGGCCGGCGAAGATTACGCAAGATAAAGTGCGCATTCAGGTTCGCCAGCTCACCGAAGACAAACAGCGCCAGTCCAGCGTACACAAGAACCAGGTTGGGGGTGCTGGTGGCGGCAGCGGCGTCCGGGCGGAACACCCAGTAGGCGATGTTGAACCCAGCCAGAACCCAGTAGTGGGCGCTGTTCTTGACGATGTTGCGTGCGGGCATGGTGGCGCTGCTGAAACGGTGCACGAAGATTGTCTCGAACTCACGCTTCAGGAAGTGCACGCTCAGCAGCAAGCAGACTAGGAGCTGAAGGTCGGAGGGCGAGGGGAGGGGCTTGTCGAAGGTGAAGTATAGGAGAGGTCGAAGTGGGAAAAGGAAGAGCGCAGGGATCAGGAGTGGGCCGAGATATtcgatgatgaagacggTACGCCAAGCGATTTGGGGTCCTGTGGAGGAACTATCTGTTAGTTTCTGTCGGTTCAGTGGGAAGAGTGCGAAGATCGTAAGGGCTGGGTTCCTGTTGTCCATGACATGAGATATATAGATACGCACCGAGATCCTTGACGTAGATCACGCTTGAGTTTCGCATGCCAGTGTCCTCAATGGTCGTGTTGATCGAGTTCGGGACCACGCTATGGTCGCTGCCCTTGGTGATTCTCATCCGGTGAATTGAGCAACCGGATGCTGCGGAGAGCGCACTGTGCAATTCTTCACTGGAGGCATTGAGTGAGATCTCAATTTCCTTGGGAAGCTTCTGGATGGGCTTTCCTGTATTTTAAATTAGCGATGCTCTTAGAATATTCTCTTCGTGGTCTTGCTGAGAGTTGTGAGTAAATAAGAACTATTTATGCATACCCCTTGGCTGAACAACCAGCGTAATTTTATCAGCCGCCATAATTTTGACCTAGCTCATGCGAATACAATGCTTGAATGATGGAGCTTATTTAAGGCCACCAAGAGAGCTTGATTTCGCGACTGACCAAAAGAAAGTGCATTTTCCAACGATCTACAAGGTGGGCCTCGATTGACGTCACGTGGTGACACCTGAGGCCGAAGAACCTCTATCCAAATGAGAGACAAAGACTGAAGATCTATGAGATAGAGAGCTCTGGTAAATCCATGAATGCGtgcagaagagaagaatccaCCTATAGGTCTACCCAGACTAAAAGTTCTAGGAGTGTAATCCCTCAAGCCGCCACTGCTGATAGATTACAAAAGACAATTAACCCgctaacgtattcggtaagcgagctggccaccccaaccaaaacgcgtccatgaattagatcttagttagttcaaccacccaccatgccaccaattcgtactcaatcctctcgaaattcaatagagcaggagggtaggatcttactagctatccaggcttttaagaatcaagaaatctcttcaattcgtgaagtggcgcgccgttttaacgtcccaagatctaccctttctacccgcctaaATAGTATATAACACCGCGCGActtctcgcgccaactctcataaattgaccgatactaaagaggaatctcttcagaaatagATCCTCTCTATGGATTCTCGTGGATCAGCCCCCCGGCCCTCTATGGTATAAGAAATggtagatcttcttctttaaaagcgtggaactaccccggttctttcggtcggcgagaaatgggtatataacttcgtgaaacggtatcctctcctatcctcccgattctcgaaacgatatagctacgagcgtgcgaaatgcgaagatcctaaaatcattggggagtggtttgatttggtttaAAAGACAttccttcaatttggaatcgACCCTAATGGTATCTATAACTTTGATGAGAccggttttgcaatgggattgacTAAAACTACGAAGGTTATTACGAGgagtgaatactacggtcggagGCCGGTTTTATAACCTAGAAATCGTGAATAGGTGACGGTGGTTGAATATACGAATACATCTGGGTGGGCGCTTCCTCCGTGTGTGATTTTTTAAAGGCAAAGTCTTTATTGAATCCTAGTTTAACGGCCTCCTGGAGGATTAGCGCTTTAGAGTAGCTAGTTTagttgttggaaggtcacgtgaccaccactgtttgctcctagtactaAGTCTCAGTCTTAGCATGTcgatagtttctctctctctcaacgcatcaagagatttccagttacatctacattcatcgtagatctctagtatctctaatACTAGTGCCATTTACACCCGACCGAGTAATTTTAAAGCTTAatattcggcttcgaacccTAACCCCCTTAGCTagccgggggagtgaatcaagccggAATTTAACCCCAACAACCCCCTTtccggagaaagaactacgtcgtcaagcttcatcagaagcccacctagcccgtcagatcgtgcattaaacctgcttgtaaaaggcttccgtcttacaatgcaaggtactatcttactcgccaaagaaagcaaggatttacgcgccaccaacgagaagcagaagcaaaagcgtactagatcccggaggcagatacctgctgaagaaggcctctcagtttaagaagcttctcaattgattactaagccggtggaagcaattgaagtacctcctctccctccacgaagaagcccttcgccggctttacaacCACGTACGCGGGCCCcgccaaagtgtagtggttgtggagaaataggacataagattaatagatgcctagctagatagatgattttagtatatttaatttaatggcgttttggttgagataaatgcttttttaaattaagaagttggttggggtggccagctcgcttaccgaatcCGTTAACTAGTGTTTAGCACcatccaatagaaaccatgcgatccttacagaatctcacaGGAGCAAACCAAATGTCACATGATTTCCCACGCCAATCTCCGGCATTCCTTGGCAGCTTACTGATGTCGTACAGAGTCTTCCAACAAAGGTGCAACTTTTGTGCGTCTTGGCAATTCAGCGCATGGCTATGCCTGGTTGCTCCGGATGATTCCTTCCTCATTTTTGCAAATGGGAATAGCCTAGCCAATGGCATATTCTGTTCAATGCAGAATTTCCTCGGAAGGCAATCTCGAATGCTATTTTTAACGGGGACAAAAGGTTGTAGATcatctgtactccgtagtctcCAAGTTATCTAGCCTGTCAGCTGAAACAGCCCGTGCCTGGAAGCTAACAAGACGCAAAATGGATTATAGCGGGGCATGGGGGCTGCTGGGTTTTGTGAGAGCTGAGAAAAACAAGCTACTGTGTCAATGTCAAATCAGAATTGAATGATTTCGCTCAGTCGCCGCCGCAGGTCTCAGCTCCATGTTGCCCGGTTAGTCTGGCCGAACAGCATCGCCAATCAATGCCGAGTCTTAGAACTCTGTTGATGATTTCTACCTGCCATTGTTATCATTCTTATCAGATTTTTCCTCCAAGAGAACATGATTTCTGCAGAGCCTGAGCGCATTGAGGATGTTTGGACCCATTCAGCCGCTATCATCGATCCAGCTACACACATATTCTTGTGATAGATAATACTAAACTGAACCATTGAATATGCTAATGAAGCTCGTGTCTAACTTTTTAGCTAGGCAGTCGTATTCCGGTTTATCCGCCAGCCAATAAATAAGTGGCTAAACAAAATGCCGCAAGGCTTGACAGGGGACAGTATAGCATGTGCGAATCAGAGATGTTGATTGCTCATAGCAGCCAGGGGGTTCCTCTTCACCCATATCCACTTTGCGCTAAGAATGACCACGAACGGAGGCGAGGCTGGACCTTTAGAATGTGAGGTGCATTCAGCCGTACGCTATGCTTGGCTGATGGCTCTCGGCTTACTCCGTGATTCCCATGGGAGGCTTAAAATAATAAAATCCTATCCCATTTCTGCCGAGATGATCGCATGACAATTCAACTCTTCTTTTCCTAACTACCTGTGATTGCTGTGTTGCTATTTTGCTACCGGTTCCCCATATAAGTGCTTACGACTCTGAGTTCTTCCTGAGCTGTCCGGATTATTACCTCGATACTTCCCCCTACTTAACCGTGCTTGACTTAAACCGGTAAGCGACTCATCGCGACATTTAGCTGTTTGCGTTTTGTTCGACTTACATATAGTTGCAATAAATCACCCCACTGGCATCTAAAAAATTGAATTAACGGGTTGATCGCAGTTCGCACTCGAGGTTCGGTACCATTCCATTTGCTCAAATCGTCTCAATTCACCATGGCGGAGGAGTCCAACTCCAGCAACAGACTTGCTCAGATCGAGCAAGTTGTGACTGCAGCATTGCGGCCCTTGCCCGCTCAAACCGGCGATGGCAGCTATTTACAAGAGCCAACTGTGACGGGGCTTGCTAAGGACCTGCTTCATTTTGACCTGAAAGATGCCGAAACTTTGGCGGAGGTTGCGAAAGGTGCCATTACAGGTGAAGCTGTGAATGACCGAGATTATATCATGGAGCGCGTTATTCAGGTTTGTGTTTTGGCGAGCAGTTGGCTATGTACTCACTCTAACTCTTCTACAGCTTGCCGCTGGTTTGCCTTCTACGTCTCGAAATGGCAAGGAGCTGACCAATGCCTTTCTTACTCAATTATGGGGAGATCTGGAGCACCCGCCTATCTCGTGAGTCGTGCAATGTGACTTTGATTTGTGTAGGAAATGTTTAGTGACTGACTAGTGGTGTAGCTTTCTTGGACGCAATGCGGCATACCGGAAGGCTGATGGATCTGGAAACGTAGGAATAGTCCCCTTGTAAACCGAGGTCATCTGCTAAACTGCCCTAGAACACTTTTTGGCCTCAGATTGGTGCTGCTAACACTCCATATGCACGGTCTGTTCGGCCGCAGACTATGCAGTCTGCTGCTCTTCCGGAGCCAGAGGTTCTTTTCGATAGCCTCTTGGCCCGGAAGGAATTTAAGGAACACCCGAACAAGATTTCTAGCGTGCTATTCTATCTTGCCTCTATTATCATCCACGGTAGGTTGGTGTCTGTTGGCTGAGATCTCTGCGATTAGTGATGGAAGAACCACTGAGGCTAACTGTTCTCAGACTTGTTCCAAACAGATCCCAGGGACCAAACAAAGTCATTAACATCGTCGTACCTGGACTTGTCTCCGCTTTATGGCAACAACCAGAAAGAACAGGATGCAGTCAGAACATTCAAGGATGGAAAGTTGAAACCCGATTGCTTTTCTACTAAACGGGTTTTGGGATTCCCTCCGGGCGTTGGCGTCCTTCTCATCATGTTCAACCGTTTCCATAACTCGGTTGTCACTCAATTAGCTGCTATTAACGAAGGTGGCCGTTTCACGAAACCGGATGAGTCGAATGCTCAAGCTTATGTGACCTGGGATAATGACCTGTTCCAGACCGCAAGACTGGTTACTTGTGGCCTTTATGTCACCATAATTTTGAAGGACTATGTCCGGACCATTCTCAACATCAACCGAACTGACAGTGTGTGGAGCTTAGATCCCCGTGCCGAGATCAAGGATAGTTTGCTTGGCCAGTCACCTGCCCAGGCTACCGGAAACCAAGTATCTGCAGAGTTCAATCTTGTTTATCGCTGGCATTCGTGTGTCTCGGCTCGGGACGAAAAATGGTCAGAGGATCTGTATAAAGAGTTATTTAATGGGAAGAATACAAAGCAGCTTAGTATGCAGGATTTCATAGGGGGTCTTCGCCAATGGGAATCGAAGCTCCCAGCAGATCCCCAAGAACGTCCATTCGCCAAATTGCAACGCCAAGCAGATGGAAAATTCGACGATAATGATTTGGTCAAGATCTTTGAGGAAGGCGTTGAAGATCCTGCAGGAGCTTTCGGTGCTTTGAATGTGCCGGATGTCTTTAGAGGCATCGAGGTCCTCGGTATTAAGCAGGCACGCTCTTGGAATTTGGCTACCTTGAACGAATTCCGTCAGTACTTTGGCTTGGCTTCTTACCAAACCTTTGAGGAGATCAACTCAGACCCGTACGTCGCGGATCAGCTCAAGCATTTCTATGACCATCCCGACCTTGTTGAGTTGTACCCTGGCCTCATTCTCGAAGATGCCAAACAGGCTATGACCCCGGGCAGCGGTCTATGTACCAATTTCACGACCTCGAGGGCTATTCTCTCTGACGCAGTTGCTTTGGTTCGTGGCGATCGCTTTTATACTGTCGACTTCACACCGAAGCATCTCACAAATTGGGCTTTCAATGAGATCAACAATGACGTCTCTGTTGACGGTGGTCAGGTCTTCTATAAACTAGTATTGAAGGCTTTCCCCAATCATTTCCGCGGTGATTCGGTTTACGCACACTTCCCGTTGGTTGTGCCTGATGAGAACAAGAAGATCCTAACAAGTCTTGGTAAGGCTAAAACCTATAGCTTTGACCGATCATTTTACAAAGCCCCGGCCCTCTTCATCAACTCCCACTCTGCTTGCGAAAAAATCCTgaaagaccaagaaggaTTCAAGGTAGTGTGGGGTGAAAAGATCCAATTTTTGATGGAGAATAGCGGCCGTCCTTATGGCCGAGACTTTGCCTTGTCGGGTGATGTCCCTGCCAATGCAGCTTCTCGAAAGATACTTGGTGCTGCTCTGAGCCGTGACAAGTGGGAGTCAGAAGTGAAAGCCTTCTATGAGGATATTACTCTGAAACTCCTCGAGCGAAACGCATACAAGGTTGCTGGCGTAAATCAGGTCGACATCGTTCGAGATGTTGCTGTTCTCGCTCAAGTTCACTTCTGTGCCAACATCTTCTCCCTGTCTCTCAAGACAGAGTCAAACCCAAGAGGCGTGTTCAGTGAGCAGGAGTTATACCAGATTCTGGCCCTGATCTTCGCTTCTATTTTCTATGATGTTGACGTGTCCAAGTCTTTCCAACTTTGTCAGACTGCTCGTAATGTTGCACAGCAGCTGGGTGAGTTGACACTAGCCAACGTTGAACTCGTTGCTAAAACTGGATTCATTTCCGACTTGGTCAACCGCCTACACCGCCATGAAATTTTGAGTGAATATGGCGTTCATATGATTCAACGCTTGCTCGACAGTCAGTTGCCGATTAAGGACGTTGTATGGTCGAATATTCTTCCTGCAGCCGGTGCATTGGTTGCCAACCAAGGCCAACTTTTCTCGCAATGTATCGACTACTACCTTTCCGAAGAAGCGGCGAAGCATCTAGTTGAGATCCAGCGCTTGGCCAGGGAAGATACTCCCGAGGCTGATGAGCTTCTTGTGCGATAGTAAGTTTCTTCATACTTCGCCTAGAAACTAAGAGGCCATACTAACTGTATACAGCTTCATGGAAGGGGCGAGACTCCGATGCTCGGTAGCATTGCCACGCTTTGTCACTAAGCCAACGGTGGTTGAAGATAACGGCGAGAAGGTCACTTTGAAAGCTGGCCAGGAGATCATTTGCAACTTGGTAGGCTCTTTGGtgtctttttgctttttcttgcgGTGTTCCGATATTAACAGCACACAAAATCTAGGTTGTCGCAGGCCGCGATCCTGTTGCGTTCCCCGATCCTGACAAGGTCCGTCTTGACCGTGATATGAGCCTGTACACTCACTTTGGCTTCGGTCCTCATGAATGCCTGGGCGTTAAAATGTGCCCTCTTGCACTTTCCACTATGCTCAAGGTAATTGGGCGACTGGGTAATGTCCGTCGTGCCCCCGGAGCCCAAGGTCATCTGAAGAGGCTTGATGGGCTGGGAGGAATCGCCATGTACATGGATGCCCAGCATAGTAGTTTCTCTCCGTTCCCAACGACTATGAAAATCCAATGGGACGGAGACCTGCCTGCCAGGAGGGAGTAAAGACTACAAATATGGCAATCGCAATGGATGTTCACTTTGTTTAAGAGATGTTCAAGGCTAGTTGCTTGTAAAGCGTGCAAGCGTTTTTCTCAGTTCATGTGGTTCACCGCGCATCAAAAAAATTGGAGCTGGCTTTGAGTTTGAAGTCTTACATCCTTAAAAATTATCGAGAGACTGTATAGCCAAGTAGTTCTCATTGTATTTCTCTGTAACATTAAATCCGACAATTCTAAGGTTGCATCACGTTTGTGCCCAAAGATTGTAAGTTGGAAAGACATTTGATGCCTGAGGCCCAGAGGGGGGGAAATCAGCCACAGAGCCGCTCCGCCCTGCCTCTTCTGCCGGCAAGACCAGCTTCTCTTCACGTTGCTcgtccttttcctcttctcttctatcAACCACTCTTCCTGTCATCTTTTCCCTTTGACTTACCTATCTTGCTACCTCTACGTCAAAAACCAAGGGATAACGACCTGCACCCGTTTCCCCTTATTTGACCGACTACCCGATATCTCATATCTCAGCTCTCGAGTTGAGCTCTCTTACTCAAGTTCTTTAACGATTGGATGGTAAATTTGATTTAGCATCTCTTTGGCTTCCTTTTATTGACAGTGAAATATCGCCCAGGTGTTCATCGCGTTGAGTCGATTCGATTTTCGTTGGGGCAGTAAAGCAGCACCAAAAACGTCATAAGGCATCTTCGCGCTTCCTCCGCGACACCGGTCTTTGCGACCTGCTCACTCCACCCTCTCTAGGAGACAACCCTCCTGGAATCTCTTCACTCCCTCATGTTTGACTGGTCAACTGATCGTTATCATGGGGAGAATTAAGAAGGTAGCCAGCCAAAAGCATGAGGCTACAATCGTAAGTTACTCCCCGGCGGCCTGATGTGCAACCTAACTAAAAAATTTTCCTTCTGTCGCAGTCACCTTTTTTGCAAGAATTTATAGCGCGTGCCACAAGTCTTCCCGTTCCAGAGCTCCCTTCGCTTCTCAACACATTCCCTAAGCTATGGCCGTTCCCACGCGGCGATCTCTACCATTGGATCAACGTCCTAGACCGATTCGACGAGATTCTGGCCTCAGCCGTGGAGAAATACTTTTTGAACACTGGCCCTCAGACTCAGCTGTTCACCCGAAATGTTTTGGAGGAATCATACTCGGCCGACGAGAGCAAGAAGCCAGCAGAGGGGGTTGATGCTAAACTAAACGCTCTGGGGTACGGCCCTGAAGGAGATAGAGAGCTTGTGGAAGCAGTTCTTGATTTCTCTCGTCTTTTGCTCGAGAAATGTGGAAACCGCAGCCTGTACAGCAGCAGCGATCGCCTGGGTGACC
Proteins encoded:
- a CDS encoding Steroid alpha reductase family protein, with the protein product MAADKITLVVQPRGKPIQKLPKEIEISLNASSEELHSALSAASGCSIHRMRITKGSDHSVVPNSINTTIEDTGMRNSSVIYVKDLGPQIAWRTVFIIEYLGPLLIPALFLFPLRPLLYFTFDKPLPSPSDLQLLVCLLLSVHFLKREFETIFVHRFSSATMPARNIVKNSAHYWVLAGFNIAYWVFRPDAAAATSTPNLVLVYAGLALFVFGELANLNAHFILRNLRRPGTTERGIPSGFGFSVVTCPNYFFEILAWLGIFLVSQLNWSVLFFIFVGGLQMWSWGWKKEKRYRKEFGDKYKKKRAVILPGLA
- a CDS encoding Galactosyl transferase, with the protein product MSSYRRKQLKSVAVLAFATISLLYLLYYLHSSASTSVAAPAGTTGVVIVTVLDRQRYSESYLKKIVANREDYAKRHGYTNFFASASDYDEAVGDAPMSWAVAPAIRHAMATHPHSAYIFHLAANALIMNPTKSLKSHVLEKGRLEDLMMKNVPIVPPDSIIKTFAHQKEKDVDLIITQDGEDLNPGSFILKNGEYARFFLDAWFDPLYRNYNFAKAETHGLDHIMQWHPTVLARTALVPQRILSSYSNDSPGASLDGTYKDGDLVIQFHGCEDTEGRDCAHELEPYYKLWEKKAQGD
- a CDS encoding Cytochrome P450, producing the protein MAEESNSSNRLAQIEQVVTAALRPLPAQTGDGSYLQEPTVTGLAKDLLHFDLKDAETLAEVAKGAITGEAVNDRDYIMERVIQLAAGLPSTSRNGKELTNAFLTQLWGDLEHPPISFLGRNAAYRKADGSGNNTFWPQIGAANTPYARSVRPQTMQSAALPEPEVLFDSLLARKEFKEHPNKISSVLFYLASIIIHDLFQTDPRDQTKSLTSSYLDLSPLYGNNQKEQDAVRTFKDGKLKPDCFSTKRVLGFPPGVGVLLIMFNRFHNSVVTQLAAINEGGRFTKPDESNAQAYVTWDNDLFQTARLVTCGLYVTIILKDYVRTILNINRTDSVWSLDPRAEIKDSLLGQSPAQATGNQVSAEFNLVYRWHSCVSARDEKWSEDLYKELFNGKNTKQLSMQDFIGGLRQWESKLPADPQERPFAKLQRQADGKFDDNDLVKIFEEGVEDPAGAFGALNVPDVFRGIEVLGIKQARSWNLATLNEFRQYFGLASYQTFEEINSDPYVADQLKHFYDHPDLVELYPGLILEDAKQAMTPGSGLCTNFTTSRAILSDAVALVRGDRFYTVDFTPKHLTNWAFNEINNDVSVDGGQVFYKLVLKAFPNHFRGDSVYAHFPLVVPDENKKILTSLGKAKTYSFDRSFYKAPALFINSHSACEKILKDQEGFKVVWGEKIQFLMENSGRPYGRDFALSGDVPANAASRKILGAALSRDKWESEVKAFYEDITLKLLERNAYKVAGVNQVDIVRDVAVLAQVHFCANIFSLSLKTESNPRGVFSEQELYQILALIFASIFYDVDVSKSFQLCQTARNVAQQLGELTLANVELVAKTGFISDLVNRLHRHEILSEYGVHMIQRLLDSQLPIKDVVWSNILPAAGALVANQGQLFSQCIDYYLSEEAAKHLVEIQRLAREDTPEADELLVRYFMEGARLRCSVALPRFVTKPTVVEDNGEKVTLKAGQEIICNLVVAGRDPVAFPDPDKVRLDRDMSLYTHFGFGPHECLGVKMCPLALSTMLKVIGRLGNVRRAPGAQGHLKRLDGLGGIAMYMDAQHSSFSPFPTTMKIQWDGDLPARRE